The following proteins are encoded in a genomic region of Clostridium kluyveri:
- a CDS encoding DNA topoisomerase IV subunit A: MAKNTLIPEDNNIIKIPIEEAMPDNYMPYAVEVAKDRALPDVRDGLKPVHRRIIYGAYMLKAFPDRPYYKSARIVGDILGKYHPHGDTSVYDAMVILAQDFTTKMPIIDGHGNWGSQDGDSAAAMRYTEARLTPIAMEMVRDIEKDVVNMVDNYSGSEKEPEVLPARYPNLLVNGAFGIAVGLATNIPPHNLKEVIEAACAYIDCEDISTEKLMEYIKGPDLPTGGIIIGKESLICAYTTGEGKATLRAKTSIEELDNGRLGIVITEFPYRRSKARLLQTISEMTADKRHIKALEPISDIRDESDRNGIRAVIEFKKSTDKNLAQKVLKYLFKKTDLQCNIFFNMVALADGKPVTLGLKSILEHYIKYQKQIIKKRTEKELEGAKVRFHIVEGFIKAIGLMDEIIKTIRSSKSKKDAASNLMEKFKFTKEQSEAILELMLYRLTGLEIVSFEKEHRELLKIIKKLTKILDSEKEILKVIKKELTEIAEKYGEERRTVIIEEEEEAKIDVEEILVDEDIVITMSKEAFIKRISLKSYNRSSREVKDIEYREGDFNKYVIDSSTKDTIMFFTDKGNMYKIKGMDIPEFKWREKGEKLENIIKGINLSEENIVAVYSIEDFNSPRDFIFFTNMAGIKRTETNAFVTKYTKLMALRLKKEEELIDVKLVNRNESLDFIKVETKIGLKFTVKVQELALEDRNIVANELCSLVKGDKIVKMDLSEESGYETFYINVNKSGIIKISNSGRTFKNVFTNSLSNILVFTVCGRVFSMPSFMFEQIESSGINIGELMGISAQDILKMISVENFDYGHIYFFTKYGMIKRTELNEFKDVNGWNTAHKFKNNEDFLVNVEYGKEKNEILLITEKGMAIKFQGDSINSMGKSASGVTAINLKEEDSVIYSMVMEEKANCKLNLTSVKGDKKQIRSKDIALQNRGGRGSNIMLVVMEDRIAEVKYIK, from the coding sequence TTGGCAAAAAATACATTGATTCCAGAAGATAATAATATAATAAAAATTCCCATAGAAGAAGCCATGCCGGATAATTACATGCCCTATGCGGTAGAGGTGGCAAAGGACAGAGCACTTCCTGATGTGCGAGATGGATTAAAACCTGTGCACAGGAGAATAATCTATGGAGCGTATATGTTAAAGGCATTTCCAGACAGACCCTATTATAAATCTGCAAGGATAGTAGGAGATATACTTGGAAAATACCATCCCCATGGAGATACCTCTGTCTATGATGCCATGGTAATACTGGCCCAGGATTTTACAACCAAAATGCCTATTATAGACGGCCACGGAAATTGGGGCAGTCAGGACGGAGATAGTGCTGCAGCCATGCGTTATACGGAAGCAAGACTCACACCTATTGCCATGGAAATGGTAAGAGATATAGAAAAAGATGTAGTAAATATGGTAGATAACTATTCAGGCTCTGAAAAAGAACCGGAAGTACTTCCGGCAAGGTATCCTAATTTGCTTGTAAATGGAGCTTTTGGTATAGCCGTGGGACTTGCAACTAATATTCCGCCCCATAATTTAAAGGAAGTAATAGAGGCTGCCTGTGCTTATATTGATTGTGAGGATATAAGCACGGAAAAACTTATGGAGTATATTAAAGGACCTGACCTGCCTACGGGAGGAATAATTATAGGTAAAGAGTCTTTAATTTGTGCCTATACTACAGGAGAGGGAAAAGCTACTTTAAGGGCTAAAACTTCCATAGAAGAGCTTGATAATGGAAGACTTGGAATAGTAATAACAGAGTTTCCATATAGGAGAAGTAAGGCCAGGTTACTTCAGACTATTTCGGAGATGACGGCAGATAAAAGGCACATAAAGGCCTTAGAACCTATATCCGATATAAGAGATGAGTCTGATAGAAACGGCATAAGAGCGGTAATAGAATTTAAAAAATCTACGGATAAAAATTTAGCTCAAAAAGTTTTAAAATACTTATTTAAAAAGACGGATCTGCAGTGCAATATATTTTTTAATATGGTGGCCCTGGCAGATGGAAAGCCTGTTACACTGGGATTAAAGTCTATACTGGAGCACTATATAAAATACCAAAAACAAATTATAAAAAAAAGAACTGAAAAAGAATTAGAGGGAGCAAAAGTCAGATTTCATATTGTAGAAGGATTTATAAAAGCCATTGGGCTTATGGATGAGATTATAAAGACTATCAGAAGTTCTAAATCAAAAAAAGATGCGGCTTCAAATCTTATGGAAAAATTTAAATTTACCAAGGAGCAGTCAGAGGCTATTCTAGAACTTATGCTGTACAGACTCACAGGACTTGAAATAGTATCCTTTGAAAAGGAGCACAGAGAACTTTTAAAAATTATAAAAAAACTTACAAAAATATTGGATAGTGAAAAGGAAATTTTAAAAGTTATAAAAAAGGAATTGACAGAGATTGCAGAAAAATATGGAGAGGAAAGAAGAACTGTCATTATTGAAGAGGAAGAAGAGGCAAAAATAGATGTGGAAGAAATTTTAGTAGATGAAGATATAGTTATTACCATGTCTAAGGAAGCATTTATAAAGAGAATTTCTTTGAAAAGTTACAATCGTTCTAGCAGGGAAGTTAAGGATATAGAATATAGAGAGGGAGATTTTAATAAATATGTTATAGATTCCAGTACAAAAGATACAATTATGTTTTTTACTGACAAAGGGAATATGTATAAAATAAAGGGAATGGATATTCCAGAGTTTAAGTGGAGAGAAAAGGGAGAAAAACTGGAAAATATAATAAAAGGTATTAATCTTTCAGAAGAAAATATTGTGGCAGTTTATAGTATAGAGGATTTTAATTCACCACGGGATTTTATATTTTTCACTAATATGGCAGGTATAAAGAGAACTGAAACAAATGCATTTGTTACAAAGTATACCAAACTTATGGCACTAAGGCTAAAAAAAGAAGAAGAACTTATAGATGTAAAGCTGGTGAATAGAAATGAATCCTTAGATTTTATTAAAGTAGAAACAAAAATTGGACTTAAATTTACTGTAAAAGTACAGGAACTTGCCCTAGAGGATAGAAATATAGTTGCCAATGAACTTTGTTCTCTGGTTAAAGGGGATAAGATAGTAAAAATGGACCTTTCAGAAGAATCGGGGTATGAAACTTTTTATATAAATGTAAATAAATCAGGGATAATTAAAATTTCAAACAGCGGCAGAACCTTCAAAAATGTATTTACAAATTCTTTAAGCAATATATTGGTATTTACAGTTTGCGGGAGAGTTTTTTCTATGCCCTCTTTTATGTTTGAACAAATTGAAAGCAGCGGCATAAATATTGGAGAACTAATGGGAATAAGTGCTCAAGATATATTAAAAATGATTTCTGTAGAAAATTTTGATTACGGACATATTTATTTTTTTACTAAATATGGTATGATAAAAAGGACAGAACTGAATGAGTTCAAAGATGTAAATGGATGGAATACAGCACATAAATTTAAAAATAATGAAGATTTTCTTGTAAATGTGGAGTATGGAAAAGAAAAAAATGAAATACTTTTAATAACTGAAAAAGGTATGGCTATAAAATTTCAGGGAGATTCTATAAATTCTATGGGAAAGTCAGCCTCTGGAGTGACAGCTATAAATTTAAAGGAAGAAGATAGTGTAATATACTCTATGGTTATGGAAGAAAAAGCAAATTGCAAATTAAATTTAACTTCTGTAAAAGGAGATAAAAAACAGATAAGATCAAAGGATATTGCCCTTCAAAATAGAGGGGGCAGGGGTTCAAATATTATGCTTGTGGTTATGGAAGATAGAATTGCAGAAGTTAAATATATAAAATAA
- a CDS encoding M16 family metallopeptidase, producing the protein MEKYIFDNGLKLLYEYRPGKVSSVCIGFNAGALEEGEDFSKGTAHALEHVISKGTKKRNEDDINIQLDRIFGFENAMTNYPYTIYYGTCFSEDLHKGIELYSDMILNASFPKAGFKEEMNIIFQELKEWKDNSYQHCEDLLFKNSFKLRRIKETIIGNEHSIKNITLDEIKRFYHKFYVPENCVICICSSLEFNYIYNLIKGYFGHWKKSCEKSFIEYNKNSEVLYEKNKKGIFIENVPGIKGVKIQYIFDIHHLNFKEARVLPVVNTIFGQGVGSLLFNEIRTCQGLAYEVGSSMKNERGIKLFSIKMGTSVENIDRAISTVNSVIEKFKYSTLYFENLEIKYKIKSIKLKDEIKREKSIEFCKENVIKELMDENYSLDKGEEAFKIKPWHINEVAGKFMNGPSIQILRG; encoded by the coding sequence GTGGAGAAATACATATTTGACAATGGACTTAAATTATTATATGAGTATAGACCAGGGAAAGTATCTTCTGTTTGTATAGGATTTAATGCAGGAGCTTTAGAAGAAGGGGAGGATTTTTCAAAAGGTACTGCTCATGCACTGGAGCATGTTATATCAAAGGGCACTAAAAAGAGAAATGAGGATGATATAAACATTCAGCTTGACAGGATATTTGGATTTGAAAATGCTATGACAAACTATCCCTATACCATTTATTATGGAACTTGCTTTTCTGAAGATCTACATAAAGGAATTGAATTATACAGCGACATGATTTTAAACGCTTCTTTTCCAAAGGCTGGTTTTAAAGAAGAAATGAATATAATATTTCAGGAACTAAAAGAATGGAAGGATAATTCTTACCAGCACTGTGAAGACTTGCTTTTTAAAAATTCATTTAAATTAAGGCGCATAAAGGAAACCATAATAGGAAATGAACATAGTATTAAAAACATCACTTTAGATGAAATAAAAAGATTTTATCATAAATTTTATGTGCCTGAAAACTGTGTTATATGTATTTGTTCTTCCCTGGAATTTAATTATATTTATAATCTTATAAAAGGCTATTTTGGACATTGGAAAAAAAGTTGTGAAAAAAGTTTTATAGAATATAATAAAAATTCAGAGGTACTGTATGAAAAAAATAAAAAAGGTATATTTATAGAAAATGTACCGGGCATAAAAGGAGTAAAAATACAATATATATTTGATATTCATCACTTGAACTTTAAAGAAGCCAGGGTTCTTCCTGTAGTTAATACCATTTTTGGTCAGGGAGTGGGGAGCTTGCTTTTCAATGAAATAAGAACTTGCCAGGGTCTTGCCTATGAGGTGGGGAGCAGTATGAAAAATGAAAGGGGAATAAAACTTTTTTCTATAAAAATGGGAACTTCTGTGGAAAATATAGATAGGGCTATATCTACAGTAAATAGTGTTATAGAGAAGTTTAAGTATTCCACTTTGTATTTTGAAAACCTGGAAATAAAGTATAAGATTAAAAGTATAAAATTAAAAGATGAAATTAAAAGAGAAAAATCCATTGAGTTTTGCAAGGAAAATGTCATAAAAGAACTTATGGATGAGAACTATTCTCTTGATAAAGGGGAAGAGGCATTCAAAATTAAACCTTGGCATATAAATGAAGTTGCCGGTAAGTTTATGAATGGGCCTTCCATACAGATTCTGAGGGGTTAG
- a CDS encoding DJ-1 family glyoxalase III, translated as MKKAIILLAEGFEEIEALTCVDVLRRGEIDCRICSISSKEDVKGAHGVVVKAETLIQNINEDEYEAIILPGGMPGAVNLRDNEKVIEMVKKFDRENKIIAAICAAPIVLKKAGIIYNRKVTSYPGFEDELQAYNYSEEIVVQEGNLITSRGPATAPYFALKILENLSGTESVENLRKDMLLNLVGN; from the coding sequence ATGAAAAAAGCTATAATTTTACTTGCTGAGGGTTTTGAGGAAATAGAAGCTTTAACTTGTGTAGATGTTTTAAGAAGAGGAGAGATAGATTGTAGAATTTGTTCTATAAGTTCTAAAGAAGATGTAAAAGGAGCACATGGGGTAGTAGTTAAAGCAGAGACTCTAATTCAAAATATAAATGAAGATGAATATGAGGCCATTATACTTCCAGGGGGTATGCCAGGAGCGGTAAATTTAAGGGATAATGAAAAAGTTATAGAGATGGTAAAAAAATTTGACAGGGAGAATAAAATAATAGCTGCAATATGTGCAGCACCTATAGTTTTAAAGAAGGCGGGAATAATTTATAATAGAAAAGTAACTTCTTATCCTGGATTTGAAGATGAACTTCAAGCTTATAATTACAGTGAAGAAATAGTAGTTCAAGAGGGAAATTTAATAACGAGCAGAGGTCCTGCTACAGCACCTTATTTTGCCCTTAAAATTTTAGAAAACCTCTCAGGCACGGAAAGTGTAGAAAATTTAAGGAAAGATATGCTATTGAATTTAGTTGGGAATTAA
- the recJ gene encoding single-stranded-DNA-specific exonuclease RecJ translates to MKRKWMLKRCNKDVKYISKKAGISEIMATILANRGIVEEKEIKDFLDPSIDNLQDPLSMKDMEKGTDIIYKAIMDNKNIAIYGDYDVDGVMSTYILYCGLLKCGAKVKYHIPDRIEEGYGINIKSIEKLKEEGCEVIITCDNGISALAQVKRAKELGIAVVITDHHHIFFEEQENGEKTYLIPEADAVIDPKQEDCSYPFKHLCGAGVAFKFIQVLYKKFNFKKEQCYKFIQYAAIGTICDIVDLIDENRIIVKKGLDMINNTENLGLKALIEETSLKGKNITSYHIGFIIGPCINATGRLKSAVLALELLLCKDAEKAGKLAKKLHELNIQRQDMTVKSLNNIIDKVENSNLKRDKVLVVYEKETHESIAGIVAGRLKERYNVPSIVITSGRIMSKGSGRSIEGYNMFEELVKCKELMEKFGGHPLAAGLSITEENINRLRENLNKNCNLTEEDLIPKIRIDKKLPLENISFHMLEDIKRLEPFGKGNSTPLFGEKNIDVFKIYFMGKDKNVLKLFCRLKNSLKKIDAIAFDGGEKFKKLILEVYGSSGASKIFNNNFTSLKMDFIFLPSINEFNGVKNLQLVIKDFRLTSKNK, encoded by the coding sequence TTGAAGAGAAAATGGATGCTTAAAAGGTGTAATAAAGATGTAAAATATATTTCAAAAAAGGCGGGAATAAGTGAAATTATGGCAACTATTCTCGCAAATAGAGGCATTGTGGAAGAGAAAGAAATAAAAGACTTTTTAGATCCCTCTATAGACAATTTACAAGACCCCTTGTCTATGAAGGACATGGAAAAAGGTACGGATATAATATATAAGGCCATAATGGATAATAAAAATATAGCCATATATGGTGATTATGACGTGGATGGAGTAATGAGCACATATATATTATACTGTGGTCTTTTAAAATGCGGGGCAAAAGTTAAATATCATATACCAGATAGAATAGAAGAGGGGTACGGTATAAATATAAAAAGTATAGAAAAGTTAAAAGAAGAAGGATGTGAAGTTATAATAACCTGTGACAATGGCATTTCTGCACTGGCTCAGGTTAAAAGAGCTAAAGAACTTGGCATTGCCGTGGTGATTACAGATCACCACCATATATTTTTTGAGGAACAGGAAAATGGGGAAAAGACATATTTAATACCCGAGGCAGATGCAGTTATAGACCCTAAACAGGAGGATTGTTCATATCCCTTTAAACATCTCTGTGGTGCAGGGGTGGCTTTTAAATTCATTCAAGTACTTTATAAAAAATTTAATTTTAAAAAAGAACAGTGTTATAAATTTATCCAATATGCTGCTATAGGAACTATATGTGATATAGTCGATCTAATAGATGAAAACAGAATTATAGTTAAAAAGGGCCTTGATATGATAAATAATACTGAGAATCTGGGGTTAAAAGCACTTATAGAGGAGACCTCTCTAAAGGGTAAAAATATCACTTCCTACCATATAGGTTTTATTATAGGACCTTGTATAAATGCCACAGGGAGACTTAAAAGTGCAGTTTTGGCCCTGGAACTTTTGCTGTGTAAAGATGCAGAAAAGGCCGGTAAACTTGCAAAAAAACTTCATGAGTTAAATATACAGAGACAGGATATGACGGTTAAAAGTTTAAATAATATAATAGATAAAGTGGAAAATTCAAATTTAAAAAGAGATAAGGTACTTGTAGTATATGAGAAAGAAACTCATGAAAGTATAGCAGGCATAGTGGCAGGGAGACTTAAAGAGAGATATAATGTACCTTCTATAGTAATAACATCGGGAAGAATTATGTCAAAAGGTTCAGGAAGATCAATTGAGGGCTATAACATGTTTGAAGAACTTGTAAAATGCAAAGAATTAATGGAAAAGTTCGGTGGACATCCCTTGGCAGCGGGATTGTCCATAACAGAAGAAAATATAAATAGATTAAGAGAAAATTTAAATAAGAATTGTAATCTTACAGAAGAGGATTTGATACCCAAAATTAGGATAGATAAAAAACTTCCTCTTGAGAACATATCTTTTCACATGCTGGAAGATATAAAAAGACTGGAACCTTTTGGAAAAGGTAATTCCACTCCTTTATTTGGAGAAAAAAATATAGATGTATTTAAAATTTATTTTATGGGAAAGGATAAAAATGTATTAAAATTATTTTGCAGATTGAAAAATAGTTTAAAAAAAATTGATGCAATAGCCTTTGATGGGGGAGAAAAATTTAAAAAATTAATACTTGAAGTCTATGGAAGTAGTGGTGCAAGTAAAATTTTTAATAATAATTTTACCAGTTTAAAAATGGATTTTATATTTTTACCCAGTATTAATGAATTTAATGGTGTTAAAAATCTTCAACTTGTGATAAAAGATTTTAGACTTACGTCAAAAAATAAATAA